A region of Candidatus Paceibacterota bacterium DNA encodes the following proteins:
- a CDS encoding rhodanese-like domain-containing protein → MDTKLITISVLVAVVVSAVTATIVSRNGFISSDDAHIKAFYAAEVAVHVSPHGLRKHMDKGDDTFILVDLRSQEEYEREHIIGAINIPAYKDPYTSAYGDVERIVNSFSELDQEKDIIVYCYSIPCMTGRKIGNMLAEHGIYVQLLSVGWNEWRYHWTLWNHEHEWDETDVSDYVISGSEPGVPQMRDGSSCTIENELGC, encoded by the coding sequence ATGGATACCAAACTTATTACCATCAGTGTTCTTGTGGCAGTTGTCGTCAGTGCGGTTACGGCGACCATTGTCTCTCGCAACGGTTTTATTAGTAGTGATGACGCGCATATCAAGGCTTTTTATGCAGCCGAAGTTGCAGTGCATGTGAGCCCACATGGTCTCCGTAAACACATGGATAAAGGAGACGATACTTTTATTCTTGTTGATTTGCGCTCTCAAGAGGAATATGAGCGCGAGCACATCATCGGTGCGATTAACATACCTGCGTACAAAGATCCGTATACTTCAGCATATGGTGATGTAGAGCGTATTGTAAATTCTTTCAGCGAACTCGATCAAGAAAAGGACATCATCGTCTATTGCTACAGTATTCCGTGTATGACCGGACGAAAGATCGGCAATATGCTTGCGGAGCACGGTATATATGTACAGCTTCTCAGTGTCGGGTGGAACGAATGGAGATATCACTGGACACTCTGGAATCATGAGCACGAGTGGGATGAAACAGATGTCTCTGACTATGTCATCTCAGGGTCTGAGCCGGGAGTGCCGCAGATGCGCGACGGATCATCCTGCACAATAGAGAACGAACTTGGTTGTTAG
- a CDS encoding FKBP-type peptidyl-prolyl cis-trans isomerase, with protein MQEMNRNEKVAVAVGLVAVAIILFIGIVNALISRSAPQGVGSTMPMEENLPGGLIIEDVVVGEGAEATPGSIVVAHYTGTLEDGTVFDSSVSRGVPFSFMLGAGQVIRGWDLGIAGMKVGGKRKLIIPAELAYGERAIGSIPANSTLLFEVELIDVKSQ; from the coding sequence ATGCAAGAAATGAATCGAAACGAGAAGGTTGCGGTAGCTGTCGGTCTGGTAGCTGTCGCAATCATACTCTTTATTGGTATTGTTAACGCACTTATTTCTCGGTCTGCGCCGCAGGGTGTCGGGTCGACCATGCCTATGGAAGAAAATCTCCCTGGAGGATTGATCATTGAAGATGTTGTTGTTGGTGAAGGGGCTGAGGCGACACCCGGCTCTATTGTGGTTGCCCACTACACCGGAACGCTTGAAGACGGGACTGTGTTTGACAGCTCGGTGAGTCGGGGTGTGCCATTTAGTTTTATGCTCGGAGCAGGGCAGGTTATCCGTGGGTGGGATCTTGGAATTGCCGGTATGAAAGTCGGCGGCAAACGAAAGCTTATCATCCCCGCAGAGCTCGCATACGGTGAGCGTGCGATTGGTTCAATCCCAGCAAACTCCACACTCCTCTTTGAGGTTGAGCTCATTGATGTAAAAAGTCAGTAG
- the tgt gene encoding tRNA guanosine(34) transglycosylase Tgt, whose protein sequence is MSAISFRIDKRLPGRLGRAGVIKTPHGHIETPAFVVVGTKATVKALTPEQLLADVGAQAVLANTYHLYLEPGEEILKEAGGLHGFMNWQGPSFTDSGGFQVFSLGAGLGRGLSKFGPTNAAAIEDVRTETRETMVKIDEDGVSFQSYIDGSSHRFTPERSMEIQHAIGADIMFAFDECPSPTTTKEYQREAMERTHRWAERSLLHHKAQGGDAAQGLFGIVQGGAFEDLRKESAQTLAKMDFAGFGIGGSYTKEDFKEILPAVNSILPEEKPRHLLGIGEPADLFVGIEHGIDTFDCVAPTRIARNGMLYTKDGLINILNSKYRTDFSLIDPDTPSYTSNHYTRAYLAHLFRSKEMLGATLASIHNLYFIVTLVKDIRQSILDDRFDRFREEFLGRYLG, encoded by the coding sequence ATGTCAGCAATCTCTTTTCGTATCGACAAGAGGCTCCCGGGGCGCCTTGGGCGAGCGGGAGTCATTAAGACGCCACATGGCCACATTGAGACCCCTGCGTTCGTTGTTGTGGGCACGAAAGCAACAGTGAAAGCGCTTACTCCGGAGCAGCTGCTTGCAGATGTGGGCGCACAGGCGGTGCTTGCTAACACGTACCACCTCTACCTTGAGCCTGGTGAGGAGATCCTTAAGGAGGCCGGCGGATTACATGGATTCATGAATTGGCAGGGTCCGTCATTCACTGACTCGGGTGGATTTCAGGTGTTTTCACTCGGTGCGGGACTTGGTCGAGGGTTGAGTAAGTTTGGTCCAACTAATGCAGCTGCCATTGAGGATGTGCGGACCGAAACACGCGAGACCATGGTGAAGATTGATGAAGACGGTGTGTCGTTTCAGTCATATATTGACGGAAGCAGCCACCGCTTCACTCCCGAGCGTTCGATGGAGATACAGCACGCGATCGGCGCAGATATTATGTTTGCGTTTGACGAGTGTCCATCGCCGACAACAACAAAAGAATATCAGCGTGAAGCAATGGAGCGCACACACCGGTGGGCGGAGCGCAGTCTTCTGCACCATAAGGCACAGGGAGGAGATGCAGCGCAGGGGCTTTTTGGGATTGTCCAAGGTGGTGCATTTGAAGATCTGCGCAAAGAGAGCGCACAGACGCTTGCCAAGATGGACTTTGCTGGGTTTGGCATTGGTGGCTCATACACTAAAGAAGATTTTAAGGAGATCTTACCGGCAGTGAACAGCATTCTACCGGAGGAGAAACCGCGACACCTCCTGGGTATTGGTGAGCCGGCAGATCTCTTTGTAGGTATTGAGCACGGTATCGATACATTTGACTGTGTAGCACCAACACGTATCGCACGCAATGGCATGCTCTACACTAAAGACGGGCTTATTAATATACTCAACAGCAAATACCGAACCGACTTCTCTCTCATTGATCCTGATACACCAAGTTATACATCAAACCACTATACGCGTGCGTACCTGGCGCACCTCTTCCGCTCTAAAGAGATGCTCGGTGCGACGCTTGCGTCCATCCACAACCTTTATTTCATTGTTACGCTGGTGAAAGATATTCGTCAGTCAATCCTAGATGATAGATTTGACAGATTCAGAGAAGAATTTTTGGGGAGATATCTTGGGTGA
- the uvrB gene encoding excinuclease ABC subunit UvrB codes for MKKFKLHSPYKPAGDQPGAIKTLTEGVKRGERHQTLLGVTGSGKTFVVASVIEEVQKPTLVIAHNKTLAAQLAQEYREFFPENAVHYFVSYYDYYQPEAYVPTSDTYIEKEAQINEEIDRLRHASTQALLTRNDVIIVASVSCIYGLGSPEEYKKVHLNVAVGEKLSRADFIRKLVDIYFERTNADLTPGTFRALGNYIEIMPTGERVIYRITMTPEGVTGITVIDALSRQILEERENLFIFPAKHYVTPEHERAQAIADIKKELASQLKKFEREGKALEAERLKRRTQQDLALIREIGYCNGIENYSRHFDRRKEGEPPYTLLDYFPHKKDGTPDFLTVIDESHVTIPQIGGMYAGDQARKQNLVAYGFRLPSAKDNRPLNFEEFERRVGESLYTSATPGVYEIECSGKPVELVIRPTGLVDPEIEVKPIVEKGAYKGQIQDFIAETEKTVKRGGRVLVTTLTKKMAEDLSEFLKDKDIKATYIHSDVKTIERIEILTQFRKGEFDVLVGVNLLREGLDLPEVELVGILDADKEGFLRSETSLIQTIGRAARNVLGQVILYADEMTGSMERAIGETNRRRERQLAYNKEHGITPQTIKKQIKDITEQLRTEHQKSVSTLLTIDKELYKKNPEKFIKEKRRQMEKAVKELDFETAAIIRDEIYILESRSK; via the coding sequence ATGAAGAAGTTTAAACTCCACTCCCCATATAAACCCGCCGGAGATCAGCCGGGTGCGATCAAGACACTTACAGAGGGTGTAAAGAGAGGCGAACGACACCAGACGCTTTTAGGAGTGACCGGCTCGGGGAAGACCTTCGTGGTTGCGAGTGTTATTGAAGAGGTGCAAAAGCCGACCTTGGTCATCGCGCACAACAAGACCCTCGCCGCGCAGCTTGCGCAAGAGTATCGAGAGTTCTTCCCCGAGAATGCGGTACATTACTTCGTGTCGTATTACGACTACTACCAGCCGGAGGCATACGTGCCGACTTCTGATACTTATATTGAGAAAGAAGCACAGATCAACGAAGAAATTGATCGTCTACGTCACGCATCAACTCAAGCGCTCCTCACTCGCAATGATGTCATCATTGTTGCATCGGTTTCGTGTATTTATGGACTTGGTTCCCCCGAGGAGTATAAAAAAGTGCATCTTAATGTGGCTGTTGGCGAGAAGCTCTCGCGGGCTGACTTCATACGTAAACTCGTTGATATTTATTTCGAGCGCACCAACGCCGACCTTACCCCCGGCACCTTTCGTGCACTTGGGAACTATATCGAGATCATGCCAACGGGTGAGCGTGTTATTTATCGTATCACCATGACCCCGGAAGGAGTGACCGGCATCACGGTCATTGACGCGCTATCGCGGCAAATACTTGAGGAGAGAGAGAATCTTTTCATATTTCCGGCGAAGCACTACGTCACGCCCGAGCACGAACGCGCGCAGGCAATCGCAGACATTAAAAAGGAGCTTGCTTCGCAACTCAAGAAGTTTGAGCGAGAAGGGAAGGCGCTTGAAGCAGAACGCCTCAAACGACGTACTCAACAAGACCTTGCACTTATTCGTGAGATTGGATACTGCAACGGTATCGAGAATTATTCGCGGCACTTTGATCGCCGTAAGGAAGGTGAGCCGCCGTACACGTTGCTTGACTATTTCCCTCATAAAAAGGATGGTACGCCGGATTTCCTCACAGTGATCGATGAATCACACGTGACCATCCCGCAGATTGGTGGAATGTACGCAGGCGACCAGGCACGCAAACAGAACCTTGTTGCATATGGTTTTCGCTTACCATCAGCAAAGGACAACCGCCCGCTCAACTTCGAGGAATTTGAGAGGCGGGTCGGTGAAAGTCTTTACACTTCTGCAACCCCAGGTGTATATGAGATTGAGTGTTCAGGCAAACCAGTCGAGTTGGTCATCCGCCCGACCGGACTTGTTGATCCGGAGATTGAGGTAAAACCAATTGTGGAGAAGGGTGCATACAAAGGACAAATCCAAGACTTTATCGCGGAGACAGAAAAGACGGTAAAGAGAGGCGGGCGTGTTTTAGTAACAACGCTGACTAAGAAGATGGCGGAAGACCTCAGTGAATTCTTGAAAGACAAGGATATTAAAGCAACATACATTCACAGCGATGTAAAAACCATCGAGCGTATCGAGATACTTACTCAATTCCGTAAAGGGGAGTTCGATGTGCTTGTTGGGGTGAACCTGCTTCGCGAAGGACTTGATCTTCCCGAAGTGGAACTGGTCGGTATTCTCGATGCTGATAAAGAAGGATTTCTTCGCTCAGAGACCTCGCTCATCCAGACCATTGGTCGCGCAGCGCGCAATGTTCTCGGGCAAGTGATTCTCTACGCAGACGAGATGACCGGCTCTATGGAGCGAGCGATTGGAGAGACCAACCGCCGCCGCGAGAGGCAGCTCGCGTACAATAAAGAGCACGGTATCACACCACAGACCATTAAGAAGCAAATCAAGGACATCACTGAGCAGTTGCGTACGGAGCACCAGAAGTCAGTCAGTACGCTACTTACGATTGATAAAGAGCTCTACAAGAAGAATCCAGAGAAGTTCATTAAGGAGAAACGCAGGCAAATGGAAAAAGCGGTCAAAGAACTCGATTTTGAGACAGCTGCAATCATCCGCGATGAGATCTACATACTCGAAAGCAGAAGCAAATAA
- a CDS encoding trp operon repressor: MKKRSNDLSDFERMQTLDMLYTATSGVRGRDSMRRFLRDLLTESERIMLGRRIWIARLLLQDWTYDEIAIELKVGYGTISRVDRWLRDQMPGYEEAIQALYEEDAKREKGRAVAMNPFGLTALKKKYPLHFLLFPDPVKVKKVKNSRRRGKRKD; the protein is encoded by the coding sequence ATGAAGAAACGCTCTAACGACCTCTCTGATTTTGAACGCATGCAGACGCTCGACATGCTCTATACAGCAACGTCGGGAGTGCGTGGACGAGATTCAATGAGACGTTTTTTGCGCGACCTATTGACTGAGAGTGAACGCATTATGCTCGGACGGCGTATTTGGATCGCAAGATTATTATTACAAGATTGGACATATGATGAGATAGCGATTGAGCTAAAGGTTGGCTATGGAACAATAAGTCGTGTTGATAGGTGGCTTCGTGATCAGATGCCGGGCTATGAAGAGGCAATACAGGCACTTTACGAAGAAGATGCAAAGCGCGAAAAGGGACGTGCGGTTGCTATGAATCCTTTTGGACTCACTGCTCTTAAGAAGAAGTACCCGCTACACTTTCTCCTTTTTCCAGATCCGGTAAAAGTTAAAAAGGTAAAGAATTCAAGGAGAAGGGGAAAAAGAAAAGATTAG
- the uvrA gene encoding excinuclease ABC subunit UvrA: MTENNSKKKNKDVIGTHKICVRGAKTHNLKNVDIEMPRDKMVVFTGVSGSGKSSLAFDTIFAEGQRKYVESLSSYARQFLRQMQKPDVEEITGLSPAISIDQKSRSNNPRSTVATITEIYDYLRILYARIGKPYCLHHDVEIKRLSHEEVVQVILSTIKKTDIKKGSKKVLGAEYSDLKLRIYSPLVVGRKGEYYQLLYDLLGKGYERVLIDGSLKRLRERIELKKTKKHDIDVLVDEIYVSEFTDDKKSALERLSEAVERALEESDGLIKIESPDGEMRTLSAKFICPEDGSSFPEVEPRLFSFNSPYGACSECNGLGTKYFFGSEVCDLCQGARLRPEALRVYLGGDPKSGKNIVDFTALSIADAYEFLGTLKLTKKDQEISNVIIKEILSRLQFMIDVGIEYLSLDRRANTLSGGEAQRIRLASQLGSGLVGALYVLDEPTIGLHQRDNDRLIKTLLNLRDLGNTIVVVEHDEDTIYAADYIVDIGPGAGVHGGEIVVSGWLDELLTAKTNKSESVTLEYLRGERVIEVPSSRRDGEKGKLIVRGGNIFNIKNMNVDVPLGRLSVVTGVSGSGKSSFLYEILYKNLRARFDRKYRSAQVYNCSKFDGTEYLGRSILIDQSPIGRTPRSNPATYTGAFTHIRDLFAATNEARARGWKAGRFSFNVKGGRCEACQGNGTIAVEMHFLPTVHVSCDVCGGKRFTKETLEVKYKHKNIYEVLQMTIEEALEFFNDIPAIYDRLKTLNDVGLGYLELGQSATTLSGGEAQRVKISSELYRPHTQKTIYLLDEPTIGLHYEDVKKLIEILQELVNKGNTVILIEHSMDIIKSADYVIDIGPEGGVGGGKVVAKGTPEEVAQSKESYTGKYLKHVLKK; the protein is encoded by the coding sequence ATGACAGAAAACAACTCAAAAAAGAAGAATAAAGACGTTATAGGCACCCACAAAATCTGTGTTCGAGGTGCCAAGACACACAACCTAAAGAACGTGGATATTGAGATGCCGCGCGATAAAATGGTGGTCTTTACCGGAGTCTCCGGCTCGGGTAAATCATCGCTCGCATTCGATACGATCTTTGCTGAAGGGCAGCGCAAATACGTTGAGTCACTCTCTTCGTATGCGCGACAGTTCCTTCGTCAGATGCAGAAGCCGGATGTTGAGGAGATTACCGGGCTTTCTCCCGCTATCTCAATTGATCAGAAGAGTCGCTCGAACAATCCGCGCTCAACTGTCGCGACCATTACCGAGATCTACGACTATCTGCGTATCCTCTACGCACGAATCGGCAAGCCATACTGTCTGCACCACGATGTCGAAATCAAGAGACTTTCACACGAAGAAGTGGTACAGGTGATTCTCTCAACAATCAAAAAGACTGACATTAAAAAAGGAAGCAAGAAAGTGCTCGGGGCGGAATATTCTGATCTGAAACTTCGTATTTACTCACCACTTGTGGTGGGGCGGAAGGGGGAATACTACCAACTCCTCTATGATCTTCTTGGTAAGGGCTACGAGCGCGTGCTCATCGACGGATCGCTCAAGAGACTGCGCGAGCGCATAGAACTCAAGAAGACCAAGAAGCACGATATTGATGTGCTTGTTGATGAGATCTATGTGAGCGAGTTTACTGATGACAAGAAGAGCGCACTCGAGCGGCTTTCTGAGGCTGTTGAGCGCGCCCTTGAGGAGAGCGATGGCTTGATCAAGATTGAAAGCCCCGATGGAGAGATGCGCACACTCTCAGCAAAGTTCATCTGTCCGGAGGATGGGAGCTCATTTCCTGAGGTTGAACCGCGACTTTTCTCATTCAACTCACCATATGGCGCGTGCTCAGAGTGTAATGGGCTCGGCACCAAGTATTTCTTTGGAAGTGAGGTGTGTGATTTGTGTCAGGGCGCACGCCTGCGCCCAGAAGCACTCCGTGTCTATCTTGGTGGCGACCCAAAGAGCGGCAAGAACATCGTTGACTTTACTGCACTCTCGATAGCGGATGCATATGAGTTTTTGGGGACCCTCAAGCTGACCAAGAAAGATCAGGAGATCTCAAATGTGATTATCAAAGAGATTTTGAGTCGGTTGCAGTTTATGATTGACGTGGGCATTGAGTATCTCTCGCTTGATCGTCGGGCAAATACACTCTCTGGTGGAGAAGCGCAGCGCATCCGCCTCGCGAGCCAACTCGGCTCCGGTCTCGTCGGTGCGCTCTATGTGCTTGATGAGCCGACGATTGGGCTTCACCAGCGTGATAACGACCGCCTTATCAAGACATTGCTTAACTTGCGCGACTTGGGCAACACGATTGTTGTTGTTGAGCATGATGAAGATACAATCTATGCGGCGGATTATATTGTTGATATCGGTCCGGGGGCAGGGGTTCATGGTGGAGAGATCGTTGTATCCGGGTGGCTTGATGAGCTTCTCACAGCAAAAACCAACAAGTCGGAGTCAGTCACGCTTGAGTATCTGCGTGGAGAGAGGGTGATTGAAGTGCCTTCCAGTCGCCGTGATGGAGAGAAAGGAAAGCTCATCGTGCGCGGTGGCAACATCTTTAATATTAAAAACATGAACGTGGATGTACCACTTGGGCGACTCTCGGTCGTGACGGGTGTTTCCGGTTCAGGTAAGTCGAGTTTTCTCTATGAGATTCTCTACAAAAACCTCCGTGCACGGTTTGATCGAAAGTATCGCTCAGCTCAGGTATATAACTGTTCGAAGTTTGACGGTACCGAGTATCTCGGACGTTCAATCCTTATCGACCAGTCGCCGATCGGGCGTACACCGCGCTCAAACCCAGCGACATACACTGGTGCGTTTACCCATATCCGCGACCTCTTCGCCGCAACAAATGAAGCGCGTGCACGTGGTTGGAAAGCAGGGCGATTCTCATTCAACGTAAAAGGTGGGCGTTGCGAAGCATGTCAGGGGAACGGCACGATTGCAGTGGAGATGCACTTCCTCCCGACAGTGCATGTATCGTGCGATGTTTGTGGTGGCAAGCGCTTCACCAAAGAGACGCTCGAGGTGAAATATAAACACAAGAACATCTACGAGGTGCTCCAGATGACAATTGAAGAGGCGCTTGAATTCTTTAACGATATCCCGGCTATCTACGATCGACTCAAAACACTGAATGACGTCGGGCTTGGCTACCTTGAGCTTGGACAGTCAGCAACCACTCTCTCAGGGGGTGAAGCGCAGCGTGTAAAAATCTCAAGTGAGCTCTACCGCCCGCATACACAAAAAACAATTTACCTGCTCGACGAGCCAACAATCGGACTTCACTATGAGGATGTGAAGAAGCTTATTGAGATTCTCCAGGAACTCGTAAATAAAGGGAATACGGTTATCTTAATTGAGCACAGCATGGATATCATCAAGAGTGCCGATTATGTTATCGATATTGGGCCCGAAGGCGGTGTTGGTGGTGGTAAGGTGGTTGCAAAAGGAACTCCCGAGGAAGTGGCACAATCAAAAGAATCGTATACGGGAAAGTATTTAAAGCACGTACTTAAGAAATAA
- a CDS encoding GIY-YIG nuclease family protein, which translates to MQVKDLKKNDLPDTPGVYIFRGTKKEILYIGKATSLRDRVRSYFASDIATVRSPLIARMVDEAKDITWEETDSVLDALILEANLIKKHQPIYNSREKDDKSFNYVVITNEMFPRVLSVRGKDLPTFKVGQVGVKAIYGPYPKGGQFKEAIKIIRKIFPFFDTKFPITDTLTRAQEKSVRFNQSIGVYPGRAGEKLDKKGYARTVRHLKLFFEGKKKQLIKQLEREMKQFAKEERFEEATEVRRQLFALTHIQDVSLVKEEYQPVRAEAFRIEAYDVAHTSGKQVTGVMTVIVDGEAQKGEFRKFKVSRDANNDVAALREVLSRRLGHSEWRYPKLIVVDGGAAQVNIAKKVLAEYGYAIPVVGVVKDEHHRPKGFVGDKDYMKEYERDIVLANAEAHRFSVLYHRKLRSGL; encoded by the coding sequence ATGCAGGTAAAAGATTTAAAAAAGAATGACTTACCAGATACACCTGGTGTGTACATCTTTCGTGGCACCAAAAAAGAGATACTTTACATCGGTAAGGCAACTAGTCTGCGCGACCGTGTGCGCAGTTATTTTGCCTCCGATATCGCAACCGTACGCAGTCCACTTATTGCACGTATGGTCGATGAAGCAAAGGATATTACCTGGGAGGAAACTGATTCGGTACTCGACGCGCTCATACTTGAGGCGAATTTGATTAAGAAACATCAGCCAATTTACAACTCGAGGGAGAAGGACGATAAGAGTTTTAACTATGTGGTCATCACAAACGAAATGTTTCCGCGCGTGCTTTCAGTGCGCGGGAAGGATCTGCCAACTTTCAAAGTTGGACAGGTCGGAGTAAAAGCAATCTATGGTCCCTACCCAAAAGGGGGTCAGTTCAAGGAAGCTATTAAAATCATCCGCAAGATCTTTCCATTCTTTGATACAAAGTTTCCAATTACCGACACGCTCACTAGAGCCCAAGAAAAGTCGGTGCGTTTCAATCAGTCAATCGGTGTCTACCCGGGGCGAGCGGGCGAGAAGCTTGATAAGAAAGGGTACGCGCGCACCGTGCGACATCTTAAGCTTTTCTTCGAGGGTAAGAAGAAGCAGCTCATCAAACAGCTTGAACGCGAGATGAAACAGTTTGCCAAGGAAGAGCGTTTTGAAGAGGCGACAGAGGTCAGGCGACAGCTTTTTGCACTCACACATATTCAGGATGTATCGCTCGTTAAGGAGGAGTATCAGCCGGTGCGTGCCGAGGCATTCCGCATTGAGGCATATGACGTGGCGCACACGTCAGGCAAGCAGGTAACGGGTGTTATGACTGTGATTGTAGACGGGGAAGCGCAGAAAGGTGAGTTTCGAAAGTTCAAAGTGTCGAGAGACGCCAACAATGACGTTGCTGCACTTCGCGAAGTTCTCTCGCGCCGACTCGGGCACAGTGAGTGGCGCTACCCGAAACTGATTGTTGTGGATGGCGGTGCTGCGCAAGTGAACATTGCAAAGAAAGTTCTTGCTGAATACGGATATGCAATACCGGTTGTTGGGGTGGTAAAGGACGAACATCACCGTCCAAAGGGGTTTGTTGGCGATAAGGACTACATGAAGGAGTATGAGCGGGATATCGTCCTTGCTAACGCCGAAGCACATCGATTTTCAGTTTTGTATCATAGGAAACTTCGTAGCGGACTCTAG
- a CDS encoding ATP-grasp domain-containing protein, giving the protein MSKLRVGVLRGGQSSDYDMSLKTGGRVLQHLSKEKYTTHDIYISRNGVWHMRGFEVSPERALKQVDVVFNALHGEYGEDGVVQKLLDTFGVPYTGSGALPSALAMSKLRAKEIVSRLGVRTPMTRLVEHNSDLRSCALEIFRTFPFPLLIKPVRGGSSRGIVFVGSFYELEQALEYTFESLGEIMIEEYVRGKEVTSGVIKNFRGEDHYTLLPIEIELEGERPYLDTEAKHSGLYRAHCPGGLSAEEKLRVREATRLVHDALGLGQYSRSDFICTPRGIYFLEANTQPDLREESLVNRALSEVGCSFSEFVEHTINLAVEGK; this is encoded by the coding sequence ATGTCAAAATTACGGGTAGGGGTTCTTCGCGGTGGGCAATCGAGCGACTATGATATGTCGCTGAAGACGGGCGGGCGTGTGTTACAACATCTCTCAAAGGAGAAATACACCACGCACGATATCTACATTTCCCGTAACGGTGTGTGGCATATGCGTGGGTTTGAGGTGTCGCCGGAACGCGCACTAAAACAGGTTGACGTGGTCTTTAATGCGCTCCATGGTGAGTACGGTGAAGACGGGGTGGTACAAAAACTTCTCGACACCTTCGGTGTGCCGTACACCGGCTCTGGAGCTCTCCCTTCAGCGCTTGCGATGAGTAAATTGCGCGCCAAGGAAATCGTCTCTCGACTCGGTGTACGCACACCCATGACTCGTTTAGTCGAACACAATTCTGATCTTCGTTCGTGCGCACTCGAGATATTCCGCACCTTCCCATTTCCGCTTCTTATTAAACCTGTTCGTGGTGGATCATCACGAGGCATCGTCTTTGTCGGTTCTTTTTATGAACTCGAACAGGCTCTCGAATACACATTTGAATCTCTGGGAGAGATAATGATCGAAGAATATGTTCGTGGGAAAGAGGTTACTAGTGGTGTAATTAAAAATTTTCGAGGTGAAGATCACTACACGCTTTTGCCGATTGAAATTGAGTTAGAAGGAGAGAGGCCATATCTTGATACCGAGGCAAAACACAGCGGTCTCTATCGCGCACATTGCCCGGGAGGCCTCTCGGCGGAGGAGAAACTGCGTGTTCGTGAGGCAACACGATTAGTGCACGATGCATTAGGGCTTGGTCAGTATTCTCGTTCAGACTTCATATGTACTCCGCGTGGTATCTATTTTCTTGAGGCGAATACTCAGCCCGACCTACGGGAAGAATCCCTCGTCAACCGCGCACTTTCTGAAGTGGGGTGTTCTTTTTCTGAGTTTGTTGAACACACGATCAATCTTGCGGTAGAAGGAAAGTAG
- a CDS encoding RNHCP domain-containing protein, with protein sequence MFKRVEEDFICERCGYEVPGSGYTNHCPECLWSKHVDNEPGDRANECGGMMRPVALEPHHSEYRILHRCTLCGHEKYNKLQEGDIFDPELVLNS encoded by the coding sequence ATGTTTAAACGAGTTGAAGAAGATTTCATATGCGAGCGTTGCGGGTACGAGGTGCCCGGAAGTGGCTATACCAACCACTGTCCGGAGTGTCTCTGGAGCAAACATGTCGACAATGAGCCGGGAGACCGCGCAAATGAGTGTGGCGGCATGATGCGCCCTGTCGCACTTGAGCCGCATCACAGCGAGTACCGCATACTCCACCGATGTACGCTCTGTGGGCATGAAAAGTACAATAAATTGCAAGAAGGGGATATATTTGACCCCGAACTTGTTTTAAACAGTTAG
- a CDS encoding NAD(P)H-dependent oxidoreductase → MEKKKIFILVGNSDLDSISGMLASAYEDGAREAGHEVRRTNIGEMSFDPILHKGYKEIQELEPDLIKVQEDFTWADHIVILYPNWWCTMPAILKGMFDRMWLPGFAFNFKKDAEGKRTNTVVRMLKGKSARVIITSGTRPLFLRVQFGDYTNEIARGILGFAGVAPVRISTIGPCEHASDERMDVWKEEVRRLGERVR, encoded by the coding sequence ATGGAAAAGAAAAAAATATTTATACTTGTTGGAAACTCGGACTTGGATTCTATTTCAGGTATGCTTGCAAGCGCCTACGAAGACGGTGCGCGCGAAGCGGGGCATGAGGTTCGACGTACAAACATCGGCGAGATGTCATTCGACCCGATACTTCACAAAGGGTATAAAGAGATTCAGGAGCTTGAGCCAGATCTTATTAAAGTGCAGGAGGATTTTACGTGGGCGGATCATATTGTGATCCTCTATCCGAACTGGTGGTGTACCATGCCCGCGATCCTCAAAGGTATGTTTGACCGGATGTGGCTTCCCGGGTTTGCTTTCAATTTTAAGAAAGACGCAGAAGGGAAGCGCACAAACACGGTGGTTCGGATGCTTAAAGGCAAGAGTGCTCGCGTGATCATCACGAGCGGTACGCGACCACTCTTCTTGCGAGTACAATTCGGCGACTACACCAATGAGATTGCACGCGGCATTCTAGGATTTGCGGGAGTCGCACCAGTCCGTATCTCAACCATTGGTCCATGCGAACATGCATCTGATGAGAGGATGGATGTATGGAAAGAAGAAGTCCGCCGACTTGGTGAGAGGGTACGCTAA